TCCAGTTCAAGCAGGCGTGCAATTTTGGGCTCATCCTCGATCACCAGCACAGCTTCATTCATGCAGAGCTCCCCCTCATTCCGTCATTCCATTCTCCCGTTATATTACAATACGAATTACAATTTACCTAAGGCATCCTCTACCAATTCATCCCCGGCGATCAGATCAAAAGCCATTCGATACGTCTTCTCCTCCTGGAGGGAAGCAGCGATTACACGAGCCACATCTTCACGTGGAATACTTCCCGGTTTCAGATCTGTTCCTACAGAGATTTTGCCGGTACCCGGCTCATTTTTCAAACCACCTGGACGGATAATGGTGTAATTCAGATCACTTGCGAACAACGCCCGATCGGCATAATGCTTCGCCACGTAATACGGCTTAATGGCGTCGGACCACTTCTCCCGCTGATCTGCCCCAAACGCACTGACCAAAATATATCTGGTAATTCCCTGCTGCTGTGCCGCCTCCATTGTTTTCACCGCACCATCGAGATCAATGAGCAATGTTTTGTCTTCGCCCGTAGATCCACCGGAACCCGCTGTAAACACAATGGCATTGTGATCTTTCATTGCCTCGGCCAGATCATCCACGCTGCCTTCCAAATCGCCAATCACCACATTGGCACCAAACTGCTTCAGTGCATCTGCCTGCTCCGGTTTGCGAATCATCGCGGTGACTTGATGTTTCCCTTCCTGTGCCAGTTGCTGCACCAGAAATTTGCCGATTTGTCCGTTCGCTCCAATTACTAATACGTTCATAGGTCATTCTCCTCTCGGTTTTCCTTTTTATAAGCTAGCTTTTATAAAACAGACTTGTCTTTAATTTAAACGAAAGCCGACGCTTCTAAGCGCCGGCTGCTATGTATTACTACCGTTCAGCGCATCTGGCAAGATGCGGATAACACGTCTTTCCTTTAATATACCATACACCCTATACGGTTATACCGAGCACTTTTTTCTTCAATACATATCTGATAACAACGGTTATACTTCCGCATTCACTTCATGGAACTTAGCCCCTATGCCAAACGGATGCTGGTTAAAAATAAAAAAAGGCACCCCAAGTGGGGTGCCTTTCTGCTGCATGGCGTACAGGTATTAGTAAGCCAGTGCAAACAAACCGTGAATATGAGCAAGGTAACGGATGTTACTTGCTTCTTTCATCATGGTTGCTGGCAGACCTTTCAGACGAGTCTGGTTGCCACCGATCATGCCGACAGCATCCTTACGACCCAGACTTCCCAGTGTACCGGAGAATACTGGTGTGAAGGATTCCATTGCGCCACCTTTGAACATTACGCCCAAGTTGTGACCAATAGTTTCACCCATTTGCCAAGCCAATTGTGCTGTTGGAGGGTATGGACGAGCGCCTTCGCTAGGGAAGACCACTGCGCTGTCACCAGCAACAAACACGTCTTTATGGGATGTGGATTGCAGTACTTCCGTAACTTTCGCACGGCCACGATCCACTTCAATTCCGCTGTTGGCAACAACTGCATTACCTTGAACGCCGCCTGTCCATACGAGTGTGTTCGTAGGGATCGAGCTTCCGTCTTTCAGCAGAACTTCATTTTCTTTCATTTCGGTAATCGCTACGCCAACGATGAAGTTAACGCCACGTTTTTCCAGACTCGCTTTTGCACGCTCAACCAGTTCTGGCGGGAATCCTGCCAGGATGGAAGGACCTGCTTCAACCGTGTACAGGGAAACTTCTTTGAAGTCGATACCTTTTTCTTGGCATACAGCCGGAAGAAGGTCAGCGAATTCACCAACAAGCTCGATACCTGTCAAACCACCGCCACCGATAACAAACGTAGCGTCTGCTTTGTTGCCGGATTGTTTGTAAGCATCCAAACGAGCTTCCACGTGTGCACGAATGCGATTAGCATCGCTAACGGATTTCAGCGTGAAGCTGTACTCCTGCAATCCCGGAATTCCGAAGAATGCCGTTTCACTGCCCAAGGCAACAACGAGTGCATCGTAAGAGTAAGTAGAACCGCTGGTCATGAGAACTTTTTTCTCGTCCGGCTTGATTGTATCCACCGTATCGATTTTCAAGTTCACATTTTTACCACTCAGCAATTTTTCGAGTGGAAGGGCAACTGCTTTTTCAGCAATGCTTCCTGCTGCAAGACGGTGCAGTTCCGTAATAATTTGGTGCGTAGGGTAACGGTTCACGACTGTAATAGTCGCTTCTTCCGGTGTCAGGTATTGACGCGCAGTCAGCGCAGTCAACAGACCACCGTAACCTCCGCCCAAGATCAAAATTTGCTTCGACATATCCATCCTCCGTTCTTCTAATCTTAACGTTGCTGTTGTTGACGCTCGTTCAGGATGCTCAGGAATGATTGAGCAAAACGAAGCGTTTGTTGTACGTTTGGATCTTTAAGCATTTTGAGCATAGCGAACAAACCAACCGAAGTTTGCTCGGCTTGCGCACGATCACTTGCTTCGATGGCAGCAGAAGCTACACCTTTAGCTTTGTCTACAACAGGTTTAGCAAACTCGCCCATTGCGCTCATTGTGTCGCTGATCAGAACTTTGTCTGTAGCTACGCTTTGTGCAAAGTCATAAGCTTTGGTCATAGCAGTGACCATTTCAGCCAGTTTAGGCAAGTTCTCCACCAGAACGGTCAGAGACTCCTGTACCTCAGGCTTCATCAATTGATCCAGTACGTCCAAGGACTGGCGTTGGGAAACGTCGGCACCTTCTGTAACCGGCACCTCTTGTTGAGTAGGCGATTGTGACATAAGAGAAAGTCCTCCTTTACTTTGGGATAGAAGTCCGCGACTTTCATGATGCCTGTCAAGCAGAGCCGAACCACAAATACATCCAATACAACTAAATGTACCAAATTTCACACAATAGAATGAGCATAGCCCAAGGGCCGTTCCCACATCGTGTATTGTATCTTGGGTCTATTGCGGACAACATGTGTTGACGCAAAACGACAAGCAGGCCGAAACCGAACTCTATACCCCTATATTACACCTCTTACACATGAACATGAAAAAGAAATTTTTTACACTTGTGAAGATATTGTGAACATTGTAACAAAATCGATTTTTTTGTCAAGCATTGTGGTCGGATTAAAATCGATTATTCTCCTGTCCCAGATCCGTAATCCTACCACATGTGGTAGGATTACAAGATCACATATGACCATATGTGCGATATGTACACAAGGAAGGATTTTTTCAACTGAATTTTTCAGGAATTGTTTTCCAAAACCATGAATTTCATGCAACGAAATTGGTCACTGTCGTTATTATGCAGCTAGGGGTGCAGCCTTATTCCTGAAATGACATCATTTCTTGTTCAAGTATGAACCTATCCTGGCACGAAAGCAAAAAAGACAGAAAGAAGGCCTGACGGATCGTCCTGCCTCCTGATATTTCTTTCACTGTTCGCCAGATCTAATCGATACATTTCGGCCACACCATAACGATTTCTGGGGAATGCTGATCCATTTCTTCAAGCAACGCTTTTATTGCAACGACAGCAGCTCGCTCTAATTCCTCCACCTCCAGAAGTATCGAGATAGCTTGATCGACCTGAAGCTTCTCGTTTGGCTTTCCGCCTTCAGGAAAAGGAAAACACTGTTTGAGCACGTTTAACCTTTGGGACATGTTTCGATATAACTCTTCCGCCTGAAGACAGAATGGAATCAAGCTGGAATAGCGGGGAATCGAAGCCCACTTTAGACAAAGTTCCCTGAAAAACTCACTTGCATAACGTCTTGCATCCCACAAAACCGCAATGTTATAAGCGTGACCGTTCGGTTCTACCCTTCTGTATTCTAGGGCTTCTCTCCAGACCGCATAAGCAGCCAGACCACTGACTGTGTTCGACAAGGTATACGGGTCCTCCCCACGATAATGAGCCAAAACATCTGTCAGTGCCGCGCGCAAGTTCATTTCTCGTATCATGCCATCTGATTCCGCTGCCAGTACAAATACTTCCTGATTCACCCCCCGGCCCACATGATCATAGGGAATTGTCACTGATTTAATGAAATCTGTACCGTACAGGGTCCGGGCTGCATCATCATAGCCATAAATCAATCCGAATTCGGGAATATTCAGGTCCCATACTACGGCCGGAATTCCCCGATGAATGGAGTAACGAATCAAGGAGAGGGCCCGAACAAGCCTTGGATTTAGCAACCTTTTCCCCTTCGCTTTCTCCTCTAGCATCGAAGGATCGATCAGATTGGCATTGAGTCCCGCTTCGCTCGCCAAAGCCTCAACCGCATGGGAACGATAACCCATATGGTGCAATCCTCTGATAAGTACCTCTTTGAAGTTATAGGCGGTGGGTCCAGCGATATGTATGTCCTGAGGCAGGATGGTCAGACGAAAAGAAAGTCCACTCATCCCCATAACCATGGGGAGAGATGGAGATGAACCGATATAACCTAACATCTCGTGAATGGATGCTGCTGCCGAGTTCCAGGTTTGGGGAGCCCGAAACGAAAGGGGTTCCTCCAGAATCACTCGATTTTGCCCGAGTGAATTCCACTCTGCCAGCATTTCTTCTACGGATAAATGAATATGAAGCTGCGACACTTTTTTACGTGAACGGGACAGAATTTGATACGCATTGGCACTTGTCAGATTGAATTTACAGGCAATTTCTTGCGGTGACAGCTGCTCCATCCAATACGATGTGAAGACCTGCTGCTCTCTTAAATTCAGACATCCCAGCAGCTTGTAGAGATTATTCCTCATTTCCTGCTGAGCAACAGCTTGATACGGATCATAGCCAGTCTCCTGCGATATCCGTTCGGTGTCATTCAAAAGATGGTTCAGCGTCATGTCGAGCGAGTCTTGATCGCTCCATGAGGGATCATCGGCTCCAAATGCAAGGAAAGAAGAAAAATGTTGTTCACGCTGCTGCTCTCGGCGTTGCATATGTGAGTACGCCTGATTACGCACAATGCGCTGCATCCAGGCCATAAAACGCTCGGCATTCTGAAGCTGCCCCATATGAATGAACGCCCGAATAAGCCCATCCTGTAAAATGTCTTCTGCGAGATAAGAATCATGTGTAAGTGCTCGCACATAACGGAACAATTGCCCACGGTAACGGTGAATCAATTCACCAAAAGCCTCTGTATCCCCAGTTTGGGCTCGTTGGATAAGCGCGACATCCGACTCCTTTTTCCGATTCTCGATTGTCTCATCTTCCCCTGGCCTGATATGGCGATTGTCAGCTAATTCATCCATGTGTATCTCCCCTTCTCATAGCCTTGCTTCACTTACAATTACATTATTCCATCTTCAAAATAGCAGCTTCGATCATGGCTTCCGTCTCCGCGAGTGCCACCATGATTGTCGCAGCAGCCTCCCAGTTCCGGGAGACAAGACGGGATTGGCATTCCCCGAATTGGCGCGATTGTGCGTATTTCAAAGCAGAAAGGTCAGGATGGATTGTTTTAAAAAATAACCCATAATCATGGGCACGACGCGCGCCTACTGGCAGAGCAAAATACACATAATGAGCCCACTCATTACCATCGATTGCTCCAGCACGAACCTGTTCCGCCTTATGTAGAATTGCTGAAGCTCCTGTTCGTCCTTCCTGTGCAGCAATATCATGGATCTGTTCTGTAAGGGTTGATTTGAACCAAGTAAAAGCGCGGCGGTTAATCTCCTCCAGATTAGGCTGTTCAATGCGTTCAGGACTCAACCATCGTCGATACACACCGCTGCTCCACGGGAATTCAGACTTCCATGCTTCCTCAAGTTTATCCAGTGTTAGGAAGACATTTGGGAATCCAGCCGGGTCATGCAGGCATATTTCATCGCCCTCCATGCTCAACGCCACTACATAATGATCGCAACCACCCAGGTTGGGAGAGTTGGGATTGTAGACGAGTTTGCCCATATCCAGCGGCCCCATCATCACAGGACCCTGCTTCAAAGCCTCTCTTAGCTCATCTACAGGCATCTCTGTACCCGGTGATTGCACACTTTCGCGCACACTAAATCCCAGAATGCTCATCGCTTTGCTGATGGCCAGATCAGGACTAGAGGTACAGTTATCAAAAAAAAGCATATCTTCCTGCGTTCGAAAGGCCCCTAGTGAAAAGCCACCGACTGCTTCAAGCAGACCGGGGTCTACCTTTTCTCCAATGGACGACAGCAGCATTGAAGCTGAATTAGCGTAGCAATATGCACCATTTCCAATATAATTGCTCATATCATAACATCCTCTCATTTCTTTAATGAAGCACGCGGTTATGCAATGCCTATACTTATACTGACTCTTCGTACTGATCATTTCTGACAGAATATCCAGAACAAATTTCTGCCCTTATCACAATAGCAACGTTTAGAATACGGGCATCCCGGTTAATAAGGACTACACCAGAAACGAAGGAGATGTTCGATATGAGTAATTCAACTAGCGATAAAATCAAAGCAGGCGTAAACAAGGCCAAAGGCGAAGTGAAAGATCAGATCGGTAATGCGACTAACAACAGATCCCTTCAGGCTGAGGGCAAGAAAGACAAAGCCAAAGGTGCTGTGCAGGACAAAATTGCTGATGTAAAAAAACATCACTAGATCCATTTGTTAAACGTGAACACGCACGACAATTCGTGCAGTAAATATAGGATCATTGCCCGACCGTCCATACCGGTTGAAAGCCGGGATTCGACGGGGGCGCAAAAAAGCCAAGGAAGGTGTTATTCACTACACCCTTCCCTGGCTTTTTTTGCCCTGGTTAGATAGCCGGAACTGCATATCTCGCCATATCGATAATAAAGCTGCGTGCTTCTCTTGTCGTGTGGTATTCACGGCTGAATTGTCTTACCCATTCGGGATGTTCCTGATACCATCGAAAGGTCTGCTCCAGTCCCTGCTCCAGCGTCGTCTGGGGAAACCATCCGGTCTCTGATCGTAATTTTCCCGAGTGAACGACCAGACTCGAACCTCTGGACTGGGTGGGCTCCTGCTCCCGAATCTCCGCCGTTCCATTAGAAGTATGCAATTGGTGCAAAAGATCTCCGATCTCTTGCATGGTTGTTCCTTGCCCTGTCGAAATGTTATAGATCTGCTGATCTTGTCCATTCAGCATAATCTGTTCAATCGCTCGCAGCGCATCATCTACATACAAAAAATCACGTACAGCTGATCCCTGAATATCCAGAGGAAGGCTGTCCATCATTCGGCCAAAATTACGCGGGATAATCCGGTCCGGCAACTGCCAAGGTCCATAAAGATTGGTTAAACGAAATATTTTTATAGGAAGCTGGTAACATTGAGCGTAGGATCGTGCGAGCATCTCACAGGCTACTTTGGAAGCGGAGTAAGGGGATACCGGAGCATATTCATCGGATTCATGATACACTCTGCCCATCTCCCCTCCGTATACCTCAACAGATGAAGCCAGCACCACGGGAATATGGTGATCGGAAGCGTATTGCAGAATGGCCTGTGTACTGAGGGTGTTGTTACGAAACACTTCTCCGGGGTGATGATACGAATAATCTACGTGTGGCATCGCTGCCAGATGAATAATATAGTCTGTTTCGTGCGGCAAGCTGAATCTGTCCTTCGCGAGATCACAACAGATAAAGGCCATCTCATGAAGTGGAGAGCTGTGAACAAGCCTCTGACAATAATCATCCTGGTCTACCAGGGTGATTCGATGTCCTTTTTCCGCCAAATACTGAGAAAGGTTAAATCCTACAAATCCAGAAGCCCCTGTAATGACAATATTCAAGCACATTCCCCCTTGGATTAATACAACAAGTTACTGAAGAGAGTCTATGTTCTGATTATAACCTTATAGTGATACATTTTGTATCATTTTACAATTGTTTTTTGTTCTTCACCAGAAATAAACGGGTAATGCCATAGAGAGGTGATATTTACGATGAAAGAGGCCATCAACAATGTACAAACGATGTTATTTCAGGACGATGGTGTGATCCCCAATCATCCGATTCTGCCTGTACTTCTGTATAAAGGAATTTGGGCAACAAATTCCGCTCGTGCAGAGTCGTTACTGAACCAAAATGGATGGGGAAACAGCTGGATTAACGGTGTGTTTGATTATCATCATTTTCACAGCAATGCTCATGAAGTACTTGCAGTGGTTAGTGGCTGGGTTGAGCTCATTCTTGGTGGGCAACATGGAAAGGTTGTGCGTCTTCATGCAGGAGATGTGGTCGTATTACCTGCGGGAACCGGACATAAGCGGCTGAGTGCGAGCCGTGATTTCCGCATTGCAGGGGCCTATCCAGGTGGCATGAGCTATAATACCCGAACGGGTGAACCGGGGGAGCGTCCCAAAGTTCTGCGTGAAATTCAGGAGGTTCCCATTCCGGATACAGATCCAGTCTATGGGCAAGAGGGGCCACTATTGGAGTTATGGAATCAGAATAAGACATGAAAGAATAAATGGACTGCTCAGGGATAAAAAAACTACCGGGAACAGTCCATATTTCGGTTACTGGGGGAGCCTCACACTGTAGAATCGCATGGCATGTGGCTTCCCTTCCATCTCAAGCCGTCCCTTTATGATCAACTGTCGAACACGGTATTCAATGAATGCGTCTCCGACAGCTTGTTCAAGATGGCCCAGCACCTCACCTACGACGCGGGCTGATTTTATAAACTCGCCAGGCTGTCTGGTTAACGTGACCTCTCTAGCCTTCTGCATAATGTACTCATCAATCGCGTCTTCGGGCACGCTCTGAATCTGGCCATCCTTCATTAATCGCAGAAGTCCAGGCTGTACAGCCAGATTCACCCACTCTTGCTCCATGTGTTTTCGTTCCTCCACAGACAACGGTTCAGCATTCACACAGTGTTGCCACATCGATAACAACTTCTCAGAAAAAATTTCACCTGTTCTAGGAACATCATACTGAACTTCAGAAGGTTTGAATAATTCCTGATATAATGCACCGGTATCGATCAAATAGATAGGCCCCAGCCTTTTACGTAGCAAATGCATGGCATATAAAAGCCCCGTTCTCTCATGAGCATTATTCGCATACCAAATGGTGATTCGCGTATCTTCATCAATTGAACTCAACATGTTGTTTAATTGAAGCAGCTTATCCATGCCTTGGACGGCATAACTTCCATGCTCACCCAAATAAAGTTTCTCAAGTAGCCAGAGGTGCCTGCGGTGTAAATCCGCCTTGTTCGTCAGATCGCCCAATGGACCGATGGTATAGTAGTCATTCATAGAGAAAAACCGCCGCTCCGAGCGACCTGGAACCTTGCCCATCGCAACTTTAATGCTACCTAGTGGCGATTCACCAATCGCTATATGAATTTCACGTGGTATCTGTGCCTTTAATGCCTGTTGCTCCGCTTTCTCCCGGTTCCGATTCTCATCCAATGTCTTAAATATCGACTGTATTTTCGTTGCAAAATGAACAGAATGTTCTTCCGCTGACTGATCACTGACTGCCATATCTGCGCTGAGATAGAGCGTACGCAATAACGAACGCAGCTCGTCCTCATCCATACGGTACAGCTCCTGATCAAAATCAAAGATATTGTCAATCATGTTTATCCCCCTCCAAACAGTCTAAACCGATGGTTATCTGCGACTAAACCATACAAAATCGAACGTACGTATTTGTATCATCGTAAGTTTACGACGAAATAGACTTTCCAGAGGAGTGACTCAGATCATTCATTTCCTCACGATTGGATGACGAACGGGTAAAATGCCGCTCCAGCTTCCGACTTGCCCAAAGGGATACCGCGATAAACAACAACACGCCGCCCCATCGCACAGGGTGCTCCATAAACTGAGCTACATTGGAACCGATATACGTCACACAGAAGATCATAATGGCTTTACCAAAACTCACCGCAAGCAGGAAGGACATTAATCTCATCCGCGCAATACCTGCCGCTACATTAATAATGACGAACGGACCAACCGGAAAAATACTCAACAAAAACACATAACTGAATGCATTCCGCCGAATCCATACCATGCTGCGCTGCACACGGGGTTTATTAGCCCAACGTTCCACAAAAGCCGACTTCCCAATCTCCCGTACAATCAGGAACGTAACGGTACAGCCGAGTACCATCCCGATCCATGAATATAAAAATCCTGCCCATAGCCCGTACATCGCTCCGTTAACCCCAACAATGAGCAGTGTAGGCAGCGGGGGCACGAATGATTTCATAAAGGTAAGCAAAATTGCCGGTAAAGGGCCCAGGGAGCGAAACTTCTCCAGCCAAAAACGAATATTCTCTTCCGTAATATAGGACATGATGTCCAAAGATGCCGGGTTCATCTGCTTCCCTCCAATCTATACAGTTCAAATTTACTAAAGATGTGGTGCCCATTATAAAATACATCTGGTAAACCGATGTGAAGTTTCACGACTCACTTCTCCCCAGTATAACGTACATATGAGCGCTGTACCGTTGTCAATTTGAAGAAATTTCACCAGCGAAGCTAAAAAACAAAAAAGCACACCCTGACCCGTTCAGTCTTGGTGTGCTCTCTATATCGGATACCCCGCTTGAAACCCATGGTGAACAAGCTTGGGGAAGTATTTGTATTTCGCATAAACCGTTTATTCTAGCTGAGCTTCCTGCATTGCCAATTCATTCAGCTCTTCCTGATGCGCAGCATTCCACTCGGGAATACCGGAACGCATGAATTCTTCGGCATCCATCGCTGCTTTGGACTGGTTGCACAGATTGCAGGCGCAGACACAGTTAAGTGGGGTGGTATGCCCACCTTTAGCTCGTGGCAGAAGATGGTCAATCGTGTCTCCATACGATCCACAGAAGTAGCAGGTATAGTTATCACGGGTCAAAATAAACCGTTTGAAATCCTTGTTGCTAAACAATCGACGGATCGTGTACCGATTAACCACAACAGCGGCTTTTTCCTTGACCAACGTGACCGCCAGCTCCATATCCACTTCCTGATGCCAGCGCCGCCCTTTGTCCGTCTTGCCACGCATGCGCACCATGCCCTGCCGATTCGTCCGAAGCGATGACGGATCATCCGGATCAATCGCTACAGGCACCGCCGGAGTATGACGGCGAGGACGGCTTTCCGTTCCAGCCCCGTGACTGCGGCTGGAATGTGCAGGCGCCCGCTGCCCGGATGATCCGGCACGGGCTGCGTCTTCGCCGCCTGCCTTAGGCGCACGCTCCTTGCGTGCCGGGCGCGGCTTCGACCCGGGCGAGCCTGGCTGGCGCCCGGGTGCAGGAGGCGCAGCCTCCATGGCCGTGCCCGGCGCTTGGCCGGGGGCGGGCTTTGCAGCAGCGGCAGGCTGTGCGGCCGCCGCTGGGGGTCCGGCGACCGAGGCATCGCCACGGTCGCTCAGGTTCAGCGCACTGGCCTCAGCTATGCTGCGGGCCTGTCCTGCGCCGGACAGCAGCGCGGCAGCACGTTTGCGGCGCCGCTTGCGTTTGCGCTTGGCTGCGGTCGGCTGATCCGCAGCCCCTGACTCTGCTGCCGGGCCTTGCGGCTTGGCTAGCAGCAGAGCTTTGGCCGCCGCAATCTCCTGCTCGGCGGCCTGATCCGTGCCAGCGGCTATACGCGCGCGGGCACGCTTCGCAGATGGATCAGCATTCGCTGTATGCGTCTGCGAATCCCTTTCTTGCAGATCAGCCCTCGTCTGCGGCTGATCTACCTTCTCGCTCTCCACCTCAGTTCCGGAGAGCGGCTCCGTTTGCTCATTACCCGACTGCAGTTCTGGGCGCTTCGCCTTTCTCCTCCTTCTCCTCTTCTTGCGGTTGCCCGAAGGCGAAGAAACAGTTGAAGAAGCAACGAAGTCAGCCGTTTCACCTTCCATCGAAGAAGATGACCCCACCGGCGGCTGTGACTCGCCGTGTCCTTCTGAAGCAGCAGCAACAGAAGGCGTACCAATTGCTGGATCGACGCTCCGTTCTGCTGTATGACTTGCAGGTGCAGAAGGCCGTGCAGCCGCAGCACCTTTATGACTCTTTATCGCCTCATCCGTAGGCCGGAGTGAGGTATTATTGTTATCGGCTTGTCCACCGAGCTGACGACAGTGACGACAAGCGCCACGTCTGGCTCCCGGGCCAGCCCGCTTTCCGGTTCTTCGTCGAAATTCGGACAAAGGTCGCTTTTGCCCGCAATACATACATGTCTTGGTCAGTTGCGCTTCATGTTCCGTCATTTCCTGCCGGAAAGGGGCCGAGCCCATCTCCATGTTGTCACCTCGGTTCCGTATGAATCCGGTTTCTTTCTATTGTATCACATCTGCTCGCCAACACACTCATAGCCAGATGTCTCATAGTCTTTTGTCTTGTACTCCTGGGTCTGCCCCACGCATTCGTGAAGTATGTGTTCCACGTATTCCAATATATCTTGCATCGGTTTCCCGCATTGTTCACATGTTGTCATTGTTCTCACCTTAATCCTGTTCTTAAAGTTATCTGCTTATCAAATGATAAATTGTGTTCCGCCTTCTCATTACCCTTCGCTTATGAAAAAGAAACATCCGTTCCCCATGTATGAATCTAATCGGCAATCAAAAAAACCGTTCCCCGCTCAACCCTAATGGTCGACCAAGAAACGGTTTATTATTCCTGTATTAGCATAAATATTTTAACGAACGTCGAGTTGTCCCGAGTTTTGTTGTGGTACCAGACGTGGCTTCGGTTTTGGCAAATTGCCGAATATTACCCATGCAAACGGAACAAATCTTGCCGTGAGTCCAACCACAATCCACGATGCGATTAACGCCACACCAAAACCTCCGGCGTACCACAGGTGAATCAGCCAGGATACCCCGGTTTGTGGTGGATAATTCCGATAGATCAACAGGAAGAATGGATGTATCAGATAAATACCGAAGGACAGTGCCCCAAGCCGATTGAGCGGCTTAACGATCAGCGATGGTCCTTTGCGATAGAGCAGGTACGCAATCTGAATGAGCACCAACGCACAGGCGAACGTATGCAGATTCCAGAAAAACTCGTACCACAGCGTGTTATATGTCGCAATTTTCAGGCGCAACAGATAATAAATGTATACATGGCCGAGTCCGGCAAAAATCCATACCGCCCACAGCAAAATCCATGAAACTACACGAGCTTTAGTTGCATTTTCCCGACTAATGACAAACCATTGTTTAATCTTCGGAAAGTATACCCCGATAAATGCACCCAGCATGAAATAAGAGAAGTACGAGAATGCCCAACTTCCCTTGTTCGGCACCTGGAAGCCATATTTATTACTTACGATAAATGCCCACTGAATGAGCAACCCAATCGGTACCGACCACTTGACAACTGAGGGATATTTCTTAAGCAGCCACAATACCAACGGGAATAAAAGATAGAATTGCATATTAATAAATACAAAGTACAGATGCGTATACGCCTTGCCAGTGAACAGTTTCGTTATGAAGCTTACTGCTGATTCACCGAACGGACGGCCCTGATAATGCGTGAAGTGTAGGATAACAAAATACATTAATGAAAATAGGAAATACGGTAGTAAAATGTAAACAAATCTTTTTTTGTAGAAGTTGCTGACCAGCTTCTTATCTAGCGGGCGAGAATAATAGTTATAGAACAGTACAAAACTGCTCATGAAAATAAACGTTGGTGTACCATATTTCATAAAAATATTAATAAAATTGTACAGCCAGTAATACCCTGAACCCGTCATGTCTACCGTCGCATATGAAGTGGAATGCACACACAGCACGCCGATGATAGCCATTGCCCGTACGAGATTCAGCTCTGGGATTCGCTCTCTTTTGATTGTTTCACTCATAATTAGCGTTTCTCCTTAATATGTTTCGTTGATATGTCTAAGATGACTTAATACGATAAGCACACTATCTATTAAAAAGCATAAAGCTTAAGATGGGTAGTCCAAATTCTTAAAAGTTCCTAAATATTCAACATGTTTCACAGTCTTTTCATGTCTATATATGTAAAAAAGACCGCTAT
This window of the Paenibacillus marchantiae genome carries:
- a CDS encoding SDR family oxidoreductase, producing MNVLVIGANGQIGKFLVQQLAQEGKHQVTAMIRKPEQADALKQFGANVVIGDLEGSVDDLAEAMKDHNAIVFTAGSGGSTGEDKTLLIDLDGAVKTMEAAQQQGITRYILVSAFGADQREKWSDAIKPYYVAKHYADRALFASDLNYTIIRPGGLKNEPGTGKISVGTDLKPGSIPREDVARVIAASLQEEKTYRMAFDLIAGDELVEDALGKL
- a CDS encoding NAD(P)/FAD-dependent oxidoreductase, yielding MSKQILILGGGYGGLLTALTARQYLTPEEATITVVNRYPTHQIITELHRLAAGSIAEKAVALPLEKLLSGKNVNLKIDTVDTIKPDEKKVLMTSGSTYSYDALVVALGSETAFFGIPGLQEYSFTLKSVSDANRIRAHVEARLDAYKQSGNKADATFVIGGGGLTGIELVGEFADLLPAVCQEKGIDFKEVSLYTVEAGPSILAGFPPELVERAKASLEKRGVNFIVGVAITEMKENEVLLKDGSSIPTNTLVWTGGVQGNAVVANSGIEVDRGRAKVTEVLQSTSHKDVFVAGDSAVVFPSEGARPYPPTAQLAWQMGETIGHNLGVMFKGGAMESFTPVFSGTLGSLGRKDAVGMIGGNQTRLKGLPATMMKEASNIRYLAHIHGLFALAY
- a CDS encoding DUF1641 domain-containing protein, with product MSQSPTQQEVPVTEGADVSQRQSLDVLDQLMKPEVQESLTVLVENLPKLAEMVTAMTKAYDFAQSVATDKVLISDTMSAMGEFAKPVVDKAKGVASAAIEASDRAQAEQTSVGLFAMLKMLKDPNVQQTLRFAQSFLSILNERQQQQR
- a CDS encoding RNA polymerase sigma factor, with product MDELADNRHIRPGEDETIENRKKESDVALIQRAQTGDTEAFGELIHRYRGQLFRYVRALTHDSYLAEDILQDGLIRAFIHMGQLQNAERFMAWMQRIVRNQAYSHMQRREQQREQHFSSFLAFGADDPSWSDQDSLDMTLNHLLNDTERISQETGYDPYQAVAQQEMRNNLYKLLGCLNLREQQVFTSYWMEQLSPQEIACKFNLTSANAYQILSRSRKKVSQLHIHLSVEEMLAEWNSLGQNRVILEEPLSFRAPQTWNSAAASIHEMLGYIGSSPSLPMVMGMSGLSFRLTILPQDIHIAGPTAYNFKEVLIRGLHHMGYRSHAVEALASEAGLNANLIDPSMLEEKAKGKRLLNPRLVRALSLIRYSIHRGIPAVVWDLNIPEFGLIYGYDDAARTLYGTDFIKSVTIPYDHVGRGVNQEVFVLAAESDGMIREMNLRAALTDVLAHYRGEDPYTLSNTVSGLAAYAVWREALEYRRVEPNGHAYNIAVLWDARRYASEFFRELCLKWASIPRYSSLIPFCLQAEELYRNMSQRLNVLKQCFPFPEGGKPNEKLQVDQAISILLEVEELERAAVVAIKALLEEMDQHSPEIVMVWPKCID
- a CDS encoding cysteine peptidase family C39 domain-containing protein, coding for MSNYIGNGAYCYANSASMLLSSIGEKVDPGLLEAVGGFSLGAFRTQEDMLFFDNCTSSPDLAISKAMSILGFSVRESVQSPGTEMPVDELREALKQGPVMMGPLDMGKLVYNPNSPNLGGCDHYVVALSMEGDEICLHDPAGFPNVFLTLDKLEEAWKSEFPWSSGVYRRWLSPERIEQPNLEEINRRAFTWFKSTLTEQIHDIAAQEGRTGASAILHKAEQVRAGAIDGNEWAHYVYFALPVGARRAHDYGLFFKTIHPDLSALKYAQSRQFGECQSRLVSRNWEAAATIMVALAETEAMIEAAILKME
- a CDS encoding CsbD family protein, translated to MSNSTSDKIKAGVNKAKGEVKDQIGNATNNRSLQAEGKKDKAKGAVQDKIADVKKHH